The window TCACACCACTTCCATATTTTGTTGTCCACAAATTTTGACATTGTGCCCTTTACACCCAAGTATAGGTCATAAATATTCATCAAAAAAGGGAGGGCTCTGATCCCCGGGGAACCCCACTTTAAATCGTCCTCGGTCCAAAAAACAACTGTTcatcactggaaaatctcagcaggtctggcagcatctgtaaggagagaaaagagttgatgtttcaagtccagatgtccctttgtcaaAACTGTTGATCATTACTCTGGTTCCTGTCGCTCAGCCAATTTCGTATCCTCGTTGTCACTGTCCCATTTATTCCACAGACTCTTAACTTTGTTAACAAGCCTGTTATGTGCCACTTTTGGAAGTCCACATACAACATATCAATCACATTTATCCTCATCCACCGTCTTGTTACGTCTTCCAAAAAAAATCAACCCTATTAAACATCATTTGCCCTTAATGATGGCTCGCTTCAATGAATCTGAATTAGCCCAAGTGAATGCTAATCTTGCCCCAAATTATAATTTCTAAACGTTTCCCCACTACTCAGGATAAACTGAGTGGCCGGTTGTTGTTAGACTTATCTCTGACTTACAACCTTTCTTGAGCAAGGGTGTAACGTATGCAATTCCCCAGTATTCTGGCACCACCCATGTATCAAAGAGTAAATAATGAAAGTGACTCTGCATTTTCCACCACTAATTACCCCAATATTGTTGGATGCATCTTACCTGCCCTATTACTTATTATCTTCAAGTACAGCCACCTACCTAATATCCTCTCTTGATCAATTTTTAGCCCACCCAGTTTCTTAGCTATCTCCTATTTcactatgaacatagaacatagaacagtacagaacaggcccttcggcccacgatgtcgtgctgagctttatctgaaaccaagatcaagctatcccactccctatcatcctgctgtgcttcatgtgcctatccaataaccgcttaaatgttcctaaagtgtctgactccactatcactgcaggcagtccattccacaccccaaccactctctgcgtaaagaacctacctctgatatccttcctacatcttccaccatgaaccctatagttatgcccccttgtaatagctccatccacccgaggaaatagtctttgaacgttcactctatctatccccttcatcattttataaacctctattaagtctcccctcagcctcctccgctccagagagaacagccctagctccctcaacctttcctcataagacctaccctccaaatcaggcagcatcctggtaaatctcctctgcactctttccagtgcttccacatccttcttatagtgaggtgaccagaactgcacacaatattccaaatgtggtctcaccaaggtcctgtacagttgcagcataaccccacggctcttaaactccaaccccctgttaataaaagctaacacactataggccttcttcatagctctatccacttgagtggcaacctttagagatctgtggatatggaccccaaggtctctctgttcctccacagtcttcagaaccctacctttgaccctgtaatccgcatttaaattagtcctaccagaatgaatcacctcacatttatcagggttaaactccatttgccatttttcagcccagctttgcatcctatctatgtctctttgcagcctacaacagccctccacctcatccactgctccaccaatcttggtgtcatcagcaaatttactgatccacccttcagccccctcctctaagtcattaataagaatcacaaagagcagaggaccaagcactgatccctgtggcactccgctagcaacctgcctccagtcttgGGCAgcatcttccttggtaaagacagatacaaACTATTCATTTGGAATCGCAGCCATCCCCTCCACTAGGTCCCGAATTAATTCACTCCTTTTACCACCATTTGACTATTTATATATCTGTAGaaaattcccttttatgttaacgGCCAGTCTGTCTCATGCTCTCACttattttatttgctttttcacttcTCCTCTGAACAGTTGCTTGATATTACCGAGCTTGAATATTGCCGAAAAAAAGATTTGCTCTCAAAACTTTTTGTCTTTAACTCGATGGGACAGACGCAAGGACAGCAAGTTTGAAAGTGAGCGAGTGGGAGATCAGACACACAGGCCCTGGTGTCTGATCTCCCACTCCCAGTGACTGacagattgtatcaaacagcacgCTCACAAAAggcaaaactcagaacataatgTCTAATATTAGAAGTGTTTTGTGATTGTTCAACAGCCCCCGAGTGTGCTGAGAATCACTTTAAGATGATCAATCTGGCTCACGATGTGGCTCATTGTGAAGGCCACACATATTCCTAAATAGGGACCTGCCCTCTGcaagcaaaaggaacatgtccaagcATTGCACCATTTCTGGATTAATCCAAACCCAGGGGACGATTAttccctgctgcattctccatgaaaCAATTGGCACTCTCTCTGCatatgaagggcctgtttcctgtgctgtactgttctttgttctttgttcatatttcTTCTGTGCGCAGCCTGGATTATGATGTGTAGCTCCTGTCCGAGGGCTTGTGGGGCCTTTGTGTCTCcttgcagttattgcccatcttgTACCAGGACGTGATCAAAGTCTGACACATGGCTGCCTCGCACCGCAGCCCTCCCGTCAAGATTACTGGTTATCGTAAGGGAGCTGCAGCTCAGGAATCTGTACCTCCGCCAATACCATGGCTGGAGCAGGGAGGGGCTGTGCCCACTGGGCTGACCAGGATTGGGAACGTGCTGGGTGGCGGAGGATTGGGTTTGCTGACCACTTTTGAACTGGTGGGTCAGTGGATGCCACCCATGACCTTCAaacggccgcgctcacccccgaACGCACACGTGGTCTTGAGGACGCGTGTGATCTTCCCATTGGCTCCAAGCCCCAATCCTCCCTTGgtctgcacagtggcacaatgttagctctgctccctcacagcaccagggagccagctTCAATTCAACCCTGATGtccctgagtctgtgtgggtttcttctgagtgctccagtttcctcccacagttcaaatatgTGTTGTTCCTacatatatagaatccctacagtgcagaggaggccatttggctcattgtgactgcaccaactctcgcaggagtgtcctccgtgccttttttgCACTGTGCAGAGGGGTCTCCTATATGGGATGCTGCTGAACACCCTTCATGTCCTGTCTTCACCGCCAACCCTGCCTTGTAGCCGTTCGGTGGTGGAAGACCCTGGTGGAGGGATCTCTATGAGGTAGGCCTCTCTTTTACCATTGGGGAGCTGGAGTGGAGAGTCTTGCATGCAGCTGTATCTTACAGGCGATGTGTCGGTTCACAGACTCCCAAGATCCTTCCCCGTTTTGCAGCCTTGCGGAGTCTGTGAACCAAGTAGTTGTTAATGGTTATAGGTTGCTCTCCCTCTAATTTTCCTAAAAACCTTTTACTAAAGTCTTGTTTGCATCCCAGTCCCTCGCTCCTGATCTTTGGGCACCTAgtgaggagaggggcagagaggataacctccttgtgaacctgcttcTAAGCCTGGCCAAGCTTGCCATCAACACATCCAGGCAGCAGGTgatcgaggggggagggggtcatccAGCCTGACCCTCTGCCCCTATACTGCAGCCTGGTGTCCTtacagagggagcatgtggtgcctGCCAGTGTGATCAAGGTCTACTTTACCCGgttggcactgcagggactgggatGTTTTATCAACCTCTTTAGTTTTAATGTTTGAAGTTTgagatttgtttttgtttgaagTGCTGCTCATTTAGTTTGTCCCTTAACCTGCTTATTGGCTTGTTTAAAATgggataaattgttgctccctttgaaatttggcattcttgtgtctaTCCCAATGAATGTGATGCAAGAAGCTTTGAGAGCAGGTCGTACCCTCTGAACCTTCTCAATTCTGCCTGGCTCCCAGTGATATTATCACAACACCCActcgcctgaggaaggagcagcgctccgaaagcttgtgattcctaataaacctgttggactttaacctggtgttgtgagacttcttaatgtgcttactccagtccaacgccgacatcatcACATCAATGATATTATCCAGCTGATTACTGCCCATCTTGCTCTCTTCCTCTTTTATCATCCAGGATTTGTTTACCTGACCTTTTTCTCTTTGGGAGTTGACCTTTACTGGCCCTCAGCTATCTCCTTTTTACAGACAGCCCATTGTTCTGTTCCAGTTTTGTCTTCCAGTCTTTGATTCCAATATATTTGGGCCAAATCCATTCTCaccctaacactacattctgcaccctctcctttccttctcccctttgcactctatgaacggtgtgctttgtctgtacagcgctccaagaaacaatccttttcactgtatcccaatacgtgacaataataaatcaaatttaagttGGCTTTCCCACCACAAGTTATTCTTCCTATAAATTGCTCCTTCTCCTTTTCCACAGTCAATCTAACCCTCGCCGTCACCGAGTCCTAAATGTCCATAATTTCAAATGTGATTTCTGTTGGATTCTTTGGGCTAAGGAATTTAATTACCGCACTAGCTTAAACTGGAAATGTTGAGCTCTCCTTGGTACAGCTCGCTCCTTTACAAAACCTCAGCCATCACTTCTCAAAAAAACATTGCAAATTACCACTGCCCTTTCAACATGTTGTGATGTCCCAAATCCTTTAATGTAACTTCTCTTTCTTCGTTcccgggatgtgagcatcgctggttaggccaacatttattacccatccctaattgcccttgagaaggtggtggtgagctgccttcttcaactgcttcagtccctgtggtgtaggtacacccacagtgctgttatggaaggagttctaggattttgacccagtgacagtgaaggaatggccgatatatttccaagtcaggatggtgagtgacttggagggtaaaTTGCAGGCGAtagagttcccatgtgtctgctgcccttgttcctcTAGGTACTAAagttcacaggtttggaaggtgctatcgaaggagccttggtgagttgctgcagtgcatcttgtaaacggtacacacggctgccactgttcaccgatagtggagggagtggatattagTGGAAGGGAcagcaatcaagtggggctgctttgtcctggatggtgtcgaacttcttgagtgttggagctgcacccatccaggcaagtggggagtattccatcacactcctgacttgtgccttggtgttagacaggctttggagagtcaggaggtgagttactccctacAGAATTCCcgtcctctgacctgctcttgtatccaGTTTTCAGTCTCTCTGATCAGGTTTTGGTTCCTGGTTCAGCACTGAAATGGTTCTAACTAGTCTCGAATGGTAACTTCTAGCACCCAAGGCTTTGGCCCATTCCTCATCCCATTGAACAGATTTAAGGtcggggcaggaggtttagaggggatttgaggaaaaatgttttcacccagaggatggtgggaatctggaactcgctgcctgaaagggtgggagaggcaggaaccctcacaacattgaagaagcatttagatgagcatttgaaatgccacaGCACACACAGCTACGGATCAAGAGCCCAGGCCTCAAAAGCACGGCAGAAATTACGCATTTCAGCCTCCCAGTCCTCATATCCAACACTGTTTAAACAATAAGTAGCTGTGTCACAAACTGGGTTTAATTGGAGTCTGTTTTTAATTACTTCATAAACTGTTGAGAAACTGAAAGCTCCACAAGAAACCTCGGGGGTTACAGCTACTTTGTCAGTTAATAAGACCGTCAGACAAACGACAATAACATGTTGATGAACAGGGTGCGCTGCAGAAACTGGACGGCACGGAACAACGTGGCAACAGATTTCAGCGAGGCTTCTCATTTCTCCCATCCTTTGCCtccaggttgctgtggcagtttGAGTCCAACAAGCTGTGCCACTTCATGGGGTGACCGTTCTCCCTTGCTGTGGTACTCCTGGTGCAGTGCTAGGTGTTGGCGGACACTCTGCAGCAAGCACATGTAGGTGGATGCCTGGTGATATAGTTCATGTTGGGCACGGCACAACTTCTCACTGGTAACCTGTACCGAGCCAGAGTGAGCAGCCAGTTAATAACATTATTCAGAAAATTCTCACCACAAACCCCTTGGCAGAAATTTCATTCCACACAATCAGTAAGATCGGGCTAGTTGTTTGCAGTACAATCCTGTCTGACAAACAAACTTCAGAAATAACAGGCACCAAAAGAAAGGCTGATCTGATCTGTGTTTCACCAGAACAAGACACAGTATTTGAAGGGACGGGGCCAGTTATACCTTCAGCAGTAAATTCctacccaccatggcagctggataATATATGGAATAATGTTACCGTccatcgtgggtttcctccgggtgctccggtttcctcccacagtccaaagatgtgcgggtgaggttgattggctgtgctaaattgacctgtgtcaggggattagcagggtaaatatgtggggttacagcaatagggtctgaatgggattgttgtcagtgtagtcttgatgggccgaatggcctccttctgcactgtagggattctatgttctccctgttatctgcttgggtttcctctgggtgctcccgtttcctccaacactacaaagatgtgtgggttaggtggattggccatgctaaattgccccttattgtcggggggttagcagggtaaacaaaTGGGGTTACAGGACAgacagggcatgggtgggattgttgtcggtgtaggcttgatgtgccaaatggccttcttctgcacttgtagggattcaatgcttTTCTTCACTCTGTGAAGCAACTGTATGAGTGGAAGTTGCTGCAGCTCCTCAAAACTGCTGCTTTTTAAacccagtaagaagcctcacaacatcaggttaaagtccaacaggtttatttggcagcacaagctttcggagtctcaagctccttcatcaggtgagtgaggacttgtgttcacaaacagggcatataaagacacaaactcaatttacaagataatggttggaatgcgagtctttacaggtaatcaagtcttaaaagtacagacaatgggagtggagagagggccaggacagttagtgagattttgcaagcccaggcaagccgtgggggttacagatagtgtgacatgaacccaagatcccggttgaggccgtcctcatgtgtgcggaacttggctatcagtctctgctcagtgattctgtgttgtcgtgtgttgcgaaggccgccttggagaacgcttacccgaagatcagaggctgaatgcccgtgactgctgaagtgttccccgactggaagggaacactcctgcctggtgattgtcgagcggtgttcattcattcgttgtcgtagcgtctgcatggtctccccaatgtactatgcctcgggacatcctttcctgcagcgtatcaggtagacaacattggccgagtcgcaagagtatgtaccgtgtacctggtggatggtgttctcacgtgagatgatggcatccgtgtcgatgatccggcatgtcttgcagaggttgctgtggcagggttatttggtgccgtggtcactgttctgaaggctgggtagtttgctgcggacaatggtctgtttgaggttgtgcggttgtttgaaggcaagaggtgggggtgtggagatggccttggtaagatgttcgtcttcatcgatgacatgttgaaggctctggaggagatgccgtagcttctccgctccggggaagtacaggACAACGAAGGGCCACAGcgatgtgccacagcgaaaaaccgcaccgacctcctcagaagacaaacatgggacacggcggacagagtacccttcgtcgtccagtacttccccggagcagagaagctacgacatcttctccggagccttcaacatgccatcaatgaagacgaacacctcgccaaggccatccccacacccccacttcttgccttcaaacaactgctcaacctcaaacagaccattgtccgcagcaaactacccagccttcaggagaacagtgaccacgacaccacacaaccctgccacagcaacctctgcaagacgtgccggatcatcgacacggatgccatcatctcacgtgagaacaccatccaccaggtacatggtacatactcttgcgactcggccaatgttgtctgcctgatacgctgcaggaaaggatgtcccgaggcatggtacattggggagaccatgcagacgctacgacaatggatgaatgaacaccgctcgacaatcaccagacaacagtgttcccttccagtcggggaacacttcagcggtcacgggcattcggcctctgatcttcgggtaagcgttctccaaggtggccttcacaacacacgacaacgcagagtcgctgagcagaaactgatagccaagttccacacacgaggacagcctcaaccgggatcttgggttcaagtcacactatctgtaacccccacgacttgcctgggcttgcaaaatctcactaactgtcctggctggagacaatacacatctctttaacctgtgcttaacgctctctccactcacattgtctgtacttttaagacttgattacctgtaaagacttgcaatccaaccattattttgtaaattgagtttgtgtctttatatgccctgtttgtgaactgaaatcccactcacctgatgaaggagcagcaagcgctccgaaagctagttgattttgctgccaaataaacctgttggactttaacctggtgttgtgagactccttactgagtttaccccagtccaatgctggcatctccacatcatggctctttAAACCCTCAGCTCTTTAAAACCTCGGCCCTTTAAAACctcagccctttaagcctgcagtgggaggtgggggtgcgGCTGGCTGGGGTACGAAtggtgggggtgatggtgggAGTGTAGAGGGGTTATGGTCagtctgtgggggggtcagtgaggggtcaGTCTGAGGGACTCAGGCCCCGCCCACACTGGCCCCGCCCACACTGGCCGctctgaccccgcccccccccggactGACCTGATGTCTCCGGAATTGCTCGGTGATGTATTTATAAGCGGCGGATTGCCGGTAGGCGGGTGTCGGCTCTCCGGGGCCCCGGGAAGCTGCTCCGGGCCGCAGCCGCAGCTCCTTCAGAATCCCCCTCAGCAACCGCGCCGCCGCCATCTTGTCCGGCAATCCAACCCAGAGCCGCGATCCGCAGGCAGAGCAATcgatcactgagagagagagcccgaGCGGCAGCTCCAACTCCGGCCACAGAGtggcgctgcccccctccccgccccccgatcCG of the Mustelus asterias chromosome 21, sMusAst1.hap1.1, whole genome shotgun sequence genome contains:
- the fmc1 gene encoding protein FMC1 homolog, whose translation is MAAARLLRGILKELRLRPGAASRGPGEPTPAYRQSAAYKYITEQFRRHQVTSEKLCRAQHELYHQASTYMCLLQSVRQHLALHQEYHSKGERSPHEVAQLVGLKLPQQPGGKGWEK